The genomic stretch GAAGACGATTCTCTATAACCTCAACGGCAAGGACACACAGGCTCTAGCAGCTCTCGCGGCGACTTTTTGCGGAGACGGCATTCCGGGTAAAGTACAATACGGTGCGGCGTGGTGGTTCTTGGATACGCTCGAAGGCAACCGTGAACAATTGAAAAAGCTCTCGGGATTATATCTGCTGCCGCGCTTTATCGGTATGCTGACCGATTCGCGTTCCCTGCTCTCCTATACGCGTCATGAATATTTCCGTCGGATTTTATGCGGAATGCTCGGCGAGCAGATGGAAAACGGTCTAATTCCGAACGACCTTAAATATATCGGAAAGATCATACAAGATATCTCTTTCAACAACGCATATTCGTTCTTTGGGCTTGCATAGACGAATTAACCGTAAATCGAAAGGCGGCAGATATTGATTATGAATCAAAAAGCCAAACAGGTCGTTGCAATCACCGTGATCGCCATTGCCGCGGTTTTGGCGATTGTGGGTTATATCGTACTGCCCGAGACGCTGGTGATGCAGGTGACCGCTACCGGTACCCCGGGGACCACTATGCCGAAACTGCTAGGGCTTGCGATACCGACCTTGATCAGCATCGGAGCTGCGCTGTATTTTCTGCTCAATAAAAAATTCGAGAGCAATAAGAGCTTATGGGTCTCATTGATCGGAATTCTTGCGTTCATCTTAACATACGCTTTTAATATCAAACTTTAGTATTGACTGACAGGGCTTTCGGAGGGAACAAAACGGGACGAAAACTATTTTGTCAAATATCGCCGTTTACATATCGGCTCTCGGTTTTTCGCTGTAAAGCTGAAAGACATTTCAAGAATGCCTTTTTACAGATGAACTTTGCCCATGAAAGATCGGATTCCTTTTTACCGGTTTCGATTTATAAACATAATTCGTTGATTCGGCGGCGGCTGGGCAATGTCGAGATGCAACTGCAGGAGAACAAAGCGGTCAATTTATCCCTTGCCGCGCCAAAACTGAACGGGATTTTGATCAAACCCGGGCAGACCTTCTCTTTTTGGCATCTGGTCGGAAACGCCTCGGCAAAGCGCGGATTCAAAGAGGGATTGACGATTACCACCGGCCATCCTACTAAAGGGATCGGAGGCGGGATGTGCCAATTGACCAATTTGATTCACTGGATGGTTTTGCACACCGATCTGACCGTCACCGAACTGCACCACCATGACCGGTACGATTTATTTCCCGATTTTAACCGACAGGTGCCGTTCGGTACCGGAACTTCGATTCTGTATAACTACCTTGATTATCATTTAAAAAACGAGACCGATCTTACTTATCAGCTGGTGATCTCTGTGAATGAGGAATATCTGTGCGGCGAAATCAGGGCCGACAAATGTCAGCCGTTTTCTTATCACATCAAGAGTCAAAACGAATTCTTTTCCAAAGAGCCGGACGGTGTTTATCGCAACGGCGAGGTGCTGCGGGTCAAAGTTGATCCCGTGACCGGAAATCACATTGAATCACAGCTTTTACGGAAAAACCATGCAAAAGTGGCTTATGACACCGCAAATTTAGAAATCAAAGAACTTGCAAAACGAGATTAATCGAGTACGAGAATTCCGTAAGGTGCGAGCGTGAGTTGAGCACCTGCGGATTTTATTTTTGCTGTTGATTTGCCGTTTACAGATAACTGTCCGATGGTTTTAGTGATACCCAAATTGGAATTTAAGGTGAGTTGCTGCTTTTCGGAAGAAAAATTGATTGCAATATAAATGCTGCTGCCGTTATAGGTCTTTTTCAAAATGGCGACCGAATTAATGGGGCTTTGCAAAATCTCGACTGTTCCACGGGCGATTTCCGGGCATTCGGCGCGCAGTTTCATGGCGGCTTTATAATAGTTCAGAATTGAATTTTTATCTTTCTCCTGATCTTTGACAGAGGGGAACGAGTATTTAACCGAAGTCGCTCCGGGCGGGGGCTTTGTCGTCTTGTCTTCGGTCGTCCAAAGCATACCTATGCGCTTATTCGGATCATTGCCCGTCCCTTTCATACCGATCTCATCACCGTAATAGACGAAAGTGCCTCCCGGCAGGATGGAGAGCAGACCCGCGGCGAATTTAATTTTGGTCTCATCCGTCCCTAAAAAGCCCGCGCTTCGAGCCAGATCATGATTATCGAGAAACGGTGAGATGATTACATCGCCGAGCGAATTTTGCAATGTCGTCAGCGCATCACAATAAATCGAAGCCGCTTTTTCGGGCTTTGAAGAATTGACCGCAGCCGCGAGATAGCCGTCGGTATTTGCCGTCGGAAAACAAAACAGCGAATCGACGCCGCTTCTGTAATAAGTTTGAATGGTGGTGAGCACGCTCCAAACCTCACCGACGACAAAACTGCCGGGCTTGACGGTCTTGGCTTCGGTATTGAGCCAACCGAGAAAATCGACGCTCTTTTGCTGATCGTCGGTATAATAGCTCGTGCAGGCGTCCAGCCGGAAGCCGTCCGCGCCCATGTCGTTGAGCCAAAAATCCATGATCTTTTCAATCTCGGCACGGACTTCCCCGCTTTCAAGATTCAAGTCAGGCATACCGGACTGGAAACGACCTTCATAATACAACATATCGCTCAATTCATGGTAACCGACGGAGGGTTTATCGCTCCAGTTATACCAGCCGTGATAAGGCGAATTGACGTCTTTTGCGGCGATAAACCATTGATTTTCACTCGAGGTGTGATTGACCGGCAGATCGATGATCACCCGGATGCCGCGCTTATGCGCCTGTTCGACCAGCGTTTGAAAATCGGCATTGGTGCCGTATTGGCTGTCAATGGTGTAATAATCGGCGACATCGTATTTATGATAGGATGGCGACTGCATGATCGGCATCAG from Oscillospiraceae bacterium encodes the following:
- a CDS encoding VanW family protein, which gives rise to MNFAHERSDSFLPVSIYKHNSLIRRRLGNVEMQLQENKAVNLSLAAPKLNGILIKPGQTFSFWHLVGNASAKRGFKEGLTITTGHPTKGIGGGMCQLTNLIHWMVLHTDLTVTELHHHDRYDLFPDFNRQVPFGTGTSILYNYLDYHLKNETDLTYQLVISVNEEYLCGEIRADKCQPFSYHIKSQNEFFSKEPDGVYRNGEVLRVKVDPVTGNHIESQLLRKNHAKVAYDTANLEIKELAKRD
- a CDS encoding alpha-amylase family glycosyl hydrolase, which translates into the protein MMKKLISIVLVCMMILLSLSGCSAKPVSAPDDDYRNWYEIFVYSFYDSNGDGIGDLNGVTEKLDYIADMSFNGIWLMPIMQSPSYHKYDVADYYTIDSQYGTNADFQTLVEQAHKRGIRVIIDLPVNHTSSENQWFIAAKDVNSPYHGWYNWSDKPSVGYHELSDMLYYEGRFQSGMPDLNLESGEVRAEIEKIMDFWLNDMGADGFRLDACTSYYTDDQQKSVDFLGWLNTEAKTVKPGSFVVGEVWSVLTTIQTYYRSGVDSLFCFPTANTDGYLAAAVNSSKPEKAASIYCDALTTLQNSLGDVIISPFLDNHDLARSAGFLGTDETKIKFAAGLLSILPGGTFVYYGDEIGMKGTGNDPNKRIGMLWTTEDKTTKPPPGATSVKYSFPSVKDQEKDKNSILNYYKAAMKLRAECPEIARGTVEILQSPINSVAILKKTYNGSSIYIAINFSSEKQQLTLNSNLGITKTIGQLSVNGKSTAKIKSAGAQLTLAPYGILVLD